The genomic window CAGGTATCGACAATCACCACCAGATCCGGCACCGCCTCTTTGACGGCTGCCGATGCCTTTTGCACAATGCCGTGATCATGCCACGCCCCTGTCGCTTCAGAGTCCTTATCATCTGGAATCCCAAACAGAATTATAGATGGGATGCCAAGGTCGTAGACTTCTTTAGCTTCTTCTACAATCTTGTCCACCGATAGCTGATAGACTCCCGGCATCGATGTCACTTCTTGGGAAACGCTTTCCCCTGGTACCGCAAAGAGAGGATAGATCAGGTCACTAGTGGTGACGACGGTTTCTTGAACCATGCGACGCAGCTGCGGATGACTGCGGAGCCTGCGGGGACGATGTTTGGGGAACATGATTTTTAGCAACAATACGGTAGATAGGTTGAGCTTTGCTGAAGAAATGCAGAGTAGATGCGACAGCAAAAAGACAACACCCTATACTCTACTGTTGCACTCGACCCCTTTCAATTCCGCGATTGTTTCTATATATTCACAGATCGATTTCAGAGTCCCTTGACGATCCATTTCTCCGAGGCTAGGATGGACGCCTACTCGGCACTGATCCCCCCTAAGTCGCCCTGTAGCTGGCTCTCGAAAGGGTACCTTGCATCGAAAGGGCAAGACACAAATTAGCAGGCCTAAGCTTTACAGTATGGTGGCTGCTAGTGCCGAAGGGCCTTTACAAAATTTTTCTCAGACGAAGAGTGGTTACCCTTAACTCTCAAGTGGGTCATCATTCAGCATTTAATCCAAAAGCCTTTTCGTTGGGAGCTTCCGATGCTATCCTGACCCCGAGTTGAGTGCTGTAGCGTAGCTGTCTGGATTGAAAGCCTACTTCTTGTGAACAGGTCAGTTGAGTCTTCTATATAGTTTAGAGCAGCAGAAAAGACAGAAACATCTCGAAGTTTTTCTTCTCTTGGGGGCACTCTAAAAGCACCCCCAAGAGAAGAAAATCCCTATGCACGTTAGCCAGGAGTGTCTCGTGAGCATCGGTCGGCAATCGGGTCGATTACTGCTGTCGGTTATTCTTACTTTTTCCACTAGCGGAGAAACCTACGGTGACACAACTTCTCACAATCACAAGTATTCAACGCAAAAACTGAGTCAGGCTTCTGTCAATACGAATCAGGTCAGAATCCAACTGGAAGGGGACAGCCGCTACATATACGCTAACGGCATTCCAGATCATACCCATGGTTCATTTCCCAATCCTGGCAATCCCAATAGCATCTCGCCGCAAACCTATCGATTTCGAGTACCGACAACCCCCAAATTAGCAACCCAAATAACGGCACTGCGTGGGAGCCTGTTTGGTGTCGCACTCAATGGTATTCCTTTGGATCCAGGAACAGCAGAGGTTTGGACATCTCAGGGACCCAGCCATGCTTTTAGTGCACAGAATAAAGCAGAATGGCGCTATGAAGCCCTATCAGGCCGCATTAATCTTGGGATTGATCAAAGCCATGCTCACGTTCAGCCAACGGGTGCTTATCATTACCACGGCTTGCCGCTAGGTCTTATCCAGCAGCAAGGTCGCGATCAGCCCATCATCTTCATCGGGTATGCTGCAGATGGCTTTCCTATCTACGCTTCATCTGGAAACACTGCAGCAGTCTCAAGCTACCGAGTTAAGCAAGGACAACGCCCCAGTGGCCCAGGAGGACGCTATGATGGCACCTTTGTTCAGGACCACGAATTTATAGCTGGGCTAGGCAATCTCGATCAGTGTAATGGACGTCAGGGAAAAACCCCTGAGTATCCACAGGGGATCTATCACTACTTCATCACGACGACGTTTCCTTTCATTCCCCGTTGTTTTCGCGGCACTCCTGATATCAGCTTTAGACATCAAAAATCTGCTGGACTGAGACAGTTTCCATCCCGTCCAAAGTCACGTCCTGCGGCCCACATAAAGCAACAGCCCCAACAACGCTTAGATCAGAATCATCGGCCATCAGCAGGCGGGCGGCGACCGCCCTTTCCGCCTTCTGGGCATCATCATCCGTTTTCGCCACCTCACGGTTCCCCGCATCGGCATCATCCCCCTCACTAGCCAATGACGTGGAGATAAATTGAGTTCCTTAGCGAAGTTGGGAATACTAGGGGCAACTGTCAACCGTACTCACCCTGAACGTTTCCTCTAGTTGTCTAGCTATCAGAGAGCCATCACAGACGTAATGGAACAGGCGATTACTAAAGCTTATTCAAGATGTCAGCCGCCCGAGCAATTTAAGAACTTAGGTATGGACCTTTCTGCGATGGATAGGGCGAGACAATCTTTCTCTGGAGGGCGGTTACCAAAGATTGAGTTCCCCGGAGGGGCCGTTCCACTCAGTTCATCGCTTTATATCAAGCGTTCTAATATTGAGCAGCTAGCCTATCAAGAGCTTGACCAACCCGGTAGTTTGATCCGCATCCAGGCTCCTCAAGGAATGGGGAAACGCTCGCTTCTATTGCGATTAATGGCCTATGCCAAGGTTCAGGATTACCAGACGGTCAGGGTCAACTTTCAGACGGCAGAGCAATCCGTTTACACAAGCTTAGATAAATTTCTCCGCTGGTTTTGTGCGAATGTAGCACGGCAGTTGAAGCAAGCAGCCTGTCTCGATCAGTACTGGGATCCAGAGATTGGGGCTAAGCTAAGCTGCACGCTCTATTTTGAAGAGTATTTACTGGAAGCCATTGAGAGTGAGATCGTTTTGGCTCTCAGTCATGTCGAGCAGATCTTCGAGCACCCTAAAATTGCGCAAGAATTTTTGCCCATGCTGCGGTTCTGGCATGAACAGGGTAAACAGGCTGAAGCATTTCAGAAATTACGGCTGATTGTCCTCCATGCCACAGATGTCTATGTGCCTCTGCAGGTGCATCAGTCTCCGTTTAACGTTGGGCTACCGCTGCAGCTATCGCCGTTCTCCTTAAAAGATATTCAGACTTTGGCGCATCGCCACGGACTCGATTGGGACCAAAATCTGGCTCGACCGCTCATGGAGATGGTTAGCGGCCATCCGTATCTGGTGAGGCTAGCAATGTACCACATCAGCCAACAAAATATGACCTTAGCAAAGGTGTTGGAAGAGGCTCCTACTCAGGGGGGGATTTATAATCAGCATCTGAGAGGGCTGCTAAAAACGCTGCAGCAACAGCCGGCTCTAGCGCAAGCTTTCAAAAAAGTCGTCACTTCTATCGATAGCGTGGAGCTTGAGACAATCTTGGCCCACAAGCTTAATCGTCTAGGGCTTGTACTTCTGAGAGGGAACCGATGCATCATTTCATGTGAGCTTTACCGCCTGTACTTTGCACAGCAAAAGTTAGGTCCAGTCGATGAGTGGCGGATTCGGCTTGAGCAGCTTGAGCAAGAGAATATTCATCTCAGAGCATTAGTGAACCTAGACGGTCTCACACAGATTGCAAATCGTCGTTCTTTTGATGATTATCTTGATTCTCAGTGGAAGAATCTGACGGAGATCAAGGCTCCACTGGGTCTACTTTTACTAGATGTTGATCACTTCAAGCAATACAACGATACCTACGGCCATCCAGCAGGGGATCAGTGCCTGCAGCAGGTAGCTCAAGTTCTCCAGCGCTGTGCCAAACGCTCTTCTGATTTGGTCGCTCGCTACGGTGGTGAAGAGTTCGCCGTGGTTCTACCCCTCACAAATGCTCAAACCTCAGCCAGACTCGCCGAGGAAATTCGGATTCAGCTAGGATTGCTTGAGATTGCCCACGAAACCTCTAGCCTTGAGGCGGGCATTGTGACGGTCAGTATTGGCGTTATCAGCGTTGTTCCTGGATCGGAGGGTAGCCCTGAAAAGCTGATTCAGGCTGCAGATAAGGCACTCTATCGAGCTAAAAAGGAAGGGCGAGACCGCATCTACACTCACTCCTCCTCAGGATAGGCCATGCGCTATCAAATTGGCGGTAGCCTGACGGCCAACGCACCCAGCTATATCGCACGACAGGCGGATGAAGATTTATACGAAGCGCTACGGCAGAATTCATTCTGCTACGTTCTTAATGCTCGCCAGATGGGCAAATCATCGCTGTTGGTGAACACCCGACATCGGCTGCAGCAGCAGGGCTACCGATGCGCCGTGATCGACATGACGAATCTGGGGAGCGAAAATATCTCTCCGCTGCAGTGGTACAAGGGCATCATTAAAGATCTCTGCCGCAGTTTTAAGCTCCGCAAAGTTTTTGATTTCCAAAGCTGGTGGCAAGAAGAAGCAGATATTTCACTACTCCAGCGCTTCAGTCGCTTCATTGGAGATGTTCTGCTGCCTCAGTTTCCTGATCAGAACCTGGTGATTTTCATTGATGAAATTGACAGCATTCTGAGCCTGCCGTTTTCGGTCGATGACTTTTTTGCCCTGATCCGCTTTTGCTATAACCAGCGAGCGATTGATCCCAGCTATGAGCGGATTAATTTTGCGATTTTTGGGGTGGCTACGCCCTCGGATTTGATTTGCGATCGCAACCGCACCCCCTTCAATATCGGCACCTCCATTCACCTAAGCGGCTTTACCCTAGAGCAGTCTCAAACCCTAGCTCAGACCCTACCGCTCTATAAGGGCAGCAACTCTGAAATCCTCAAAGCCGTCCTTCACTGGACCAACGGACAGCCATTCTTAACGCAAAAGCTCTGTCAGCTCGTGATTCAGTCTAGCCAAGATGCAGTAAGCGGTGGCTTATCCATCCCGCCAGGAACAGAGAGCTACTGGGTCGAGCAAATCGTTCAGCAACACATCATCTCAGAATGGGAATCGCAGGATGAGCCAGAACATCTGCGAACAATCCGCAATCGAGTGTTGATGGACCAAGGAGCCGTGGGGCGTCGTTTGGGACTGTATCAGCAGATTCGTCAAGGCAAGACTGTTCCCAGTGATGACAGTCGTGATCAAGTTGAATTAGTGCTGTCAGGTTTAGTCATTCGGTCTTATGGGCAGCTCCAGGTCAAAAATGAAATCTATGCAGCCGTCTTTGATTTAACCTGGGTGGAGAATCAATTGGCCCAACTACGGCCCTATGCAAGACTACTAGCGACCTGGGTCGAGTCAGCAAAAACAGATGAATCTCGGCTGCTGCGCGGGCAGGCCCTCAAAGATGCTCAGCTTTGGTCTCAGGGGAAACGGCTGAGCGATCTGGACTATCAGTTTTTAGCAGACTCAGTGGAGTGCGATCGCAACCAAGTTCAGCAAGCGCTCGAAGCCGATCGCGTCAAAGCCATCGAAGCCCAACTGATCCAGGAAAAGAGAGTCGTTAAACAACAGCGCCGCTTTTCAGTCCTATTGACCCTTGCTTTTTTAGGAGCATTGGGCTTGGGGGGAGCCACCTTCCTGCAAAATCGGCAGGCCCGTCGCCATGCCCAAACGGCTAGGGTCAGCGAAGTTAAGGCACTGATGTCCTCCGCTGAAGGAAACTTCGACTCTCATCGTCAACTAGAGGCCTTAACTCTGGCTATTTCAGCGACGCGTAAAGCGCAATTGCTAAAAGACAAACCACTACAGCAGCAGAGCCAAACCGTTCTTCGCCAGACTCTTTACGGCCTAGAAGAAGCAAACCGTTTGCCCACCGTCACTGGAGCCAGAGCCGTTTCGACGAGTCCTGACGGTCAATTCATTGTCAGTGGCCTATCCAACGGTTTGATCTACCTTTGGAGACAAGATGGAACGGTCGTCAAGACGTGGACCGGACACTCATCCAGGATTAACGACATTACCTTCAGCCCAGACCAGCAATACATACTCACAGCTTCTGCCGATCGGACCGTCAAAATGTGGCGGTTAGACGGCACTCTTATTCGGACCTTCTCTGGCCATAGGGAGGGAGTCACGGGTGTTCAAATCAGTCCTGATGGCACCTTGATTGCCTCTAGTTCCTCCAAGCAAGGCATCAAATTATGGGGCGTTGATGGAACCCTAGTTCAGGACATTCCCAAGAAAGGAGCAGCGGGCTTTAGCCCAGACAGCCAATGGTTCGTCACCTCTGGAAAGAATCATCCACTACAGATTTGGGGACGAGATGGCAAACTCAACAAAACACTCCCCCATGTGGGCCGGCCAATTCATCGCCTCACGGTTAGTCCAGATGGGCAACTGATTGCTGCAGCCTGCATTGATAAAACAGTTCGACTCATTCATATCGATGGTCGTTCCTACAAAACGTTTACGGGACATCAGGCTCTGGTCCGCGATGTTACCTTCAGTCCTGATGGTCAACAGGTTGCATCGGTGGCAGGCGACAAGACCGTCAAGGTGTGGCAAACGCACGGCGAACTGCTGAAGACCTTTGAGGGACACCGGGCATCGGTATGGAGCATTGATTTCACCCCAGACGGGCGGCAAATTGCCTCAGCTTCAGAGGATGGCACCGTTCGGCTCTGGCAGCTTCAGAATCCGCTCCTGACCCAACTCGTGGGCAATACTGATTTCATTCCGAACCTAGCAATGAGTGCAGATGGTCGATCCGTGGCAACAGTGGGTCCTGGCAGCGGCATTTTGCTGTGGAAGCAGGGACCAAAGGGGAAATTTTCACCCTTGCCGTACCTCCACATCAAGGGTCCAAAAGCCCATAGAGCTCCTATTCACGGGGTTGCTTTTACCCCCGATGGGAAGCAATTTGTCACGGTTGCGCGGGACGGCCTAGCGAAATTTTGGGATCTAAACGGCACTCTTTTGCAAACATTGAAGGTGGATAAACCACTGTGGCGAGTGGCCTTTAGCGCCGATGGAGAGAGGGTTGCGATCGCAACCAGCGACAAAACTGTCAAACTCTGGCAGCGGAATCAACAGGGGCAATTCCCCAATCAACCGACTCAGGTTCTCAAAGGCCATACTGCGATGCTCCGCACCGTCACCTTTAACGACAGAGATGACTTACTCGCCTCCGGCTCAGCAGATACAACGGCCAAAATCTGGCACCGCGATGGTTCCTTAAAGGCAACCTTAAAGGGACATACTGATACGGTCCGCGGCTTAGCCTTTAGTCCCACCTCACCTCACCTTATCTCTGCCTCAAATGACAATACACTCAAACTCTGGCAGCTAGACGGAACCCTAGTCAGAACATTTATCGGTCACGATTCTAGCGTCCGGGACGTTGCTTTCCATCCCGATGGAAAGCTATTAGCTTCTGCATCAATGGACGGTACTGTAAAGGTTTGGCGCACGGATGGAACGTTGCTGCGTTCTTTAACCCACGATGCTGCAGTGCGATCGCTCACCTTTAGCCCAGACGGTCAAACTATCATTTCCGCAGGGGAAGACCAAACCGTACATCTCTGGAACTGGTCAAAAATTAAAGCTTTAGATGAACTGAACTATGCGTGTACGTGGGCGCACAACTATCTCGCCCATAACTTAAAGGATGAACAGAGCAATCTATGTCCATCCTCTTCAGAAGGGAATTAGCACAGACTTTTTCTTTGCACTCAGCTCTCTTTACTCAGGGTCAACCCAACGGTCATCTGACTTAATCAGATCAATAAGGGCTGCGACTCCCTGATCTTCAGGGACTTTGTTTACTTCGTCGCGACCTCGATAGAGCGAGATATAGCCCGGTTGCTTGCCCACATAGCCATAGTCCGCATCCGCCATTTCACCTGGACCGTTAACAATACAGCCCATCACGGCGATATCCAGCCCCGTGAGATGATTGGTCGCCTCACGGACTTTATGTAATACCTCTTCCAAATTAAATAGAGTCCGCCCACAGGAAGGACAGGCAACGTATTCCACCATCGTCTTGCGGAGACCCAATGCCTGCAGAATGCTGTAGCAAACCGGGATTTCTTTCTCCGGGGCTTCAGTCAACGAGACCCGCAGCGTGTCTCCAATCCCTTCAGCTAATAATGTGCCGATGCCTGCAGTGGACTTGATTCGACCATATTCGCCATCACCGGCTTCGGTAACGCCGAGATGTAAAGGGTAGTCCATGCCTTCAGCATCCATGCGCTTTGCCATCAAGCGATAGGCGGCAAGCATCACCGGGACACGGGAGGCTTTCAGGGAAATCACGAGATTTCTAAAGTCGAGTGATTCACAAATACGAATAAACTCAAGGGCCGACTCCACCATGCCTTCGGGAGTGTCGCCGTAGGTAAACAGCATCCGCTCAGCTAGGGAGCCATGATTAACGCCAATTCGCATCGCCTTATTTTGATCTCGCAGAGAAATCACCAGCGGCTCTAGGGTTTCGCGGATCTTGTTACCAACATCGTCAAACTCAGCCTGCGTAAACTCAGTGCGATCGCTTCTCGGTTTTTCAAAGACGTATAGCCCCGGATTAATCCGCACCTTATCGACATGCTTGGCAACTTCGAGGGCAATCTTCATACCGTTATGGTGAACATCTGCCACCAACGGCACAGCTTGATAGGTGTCAATCAGCTTTTGTCTAATTTCTGCTAGCGCCTTAGCGTGTCCCATACTGGGCACCGTGACCCGGACAATCTCGCAGCCCAGCTCATGGAGGCGACGAATCGCTGCGACAGATCCTTCTATATCTAAGGTGTCTTCATTAATCATTGATTGCACAACGACAGGCTGTCCACCGCCAATGGTAATGTTACCCACAGGCACGGCTCGGGTTTTTCGACGCGGGATCGTAGTGTCAACGTGTTCGAGAGGACTGGCAACAGGCTGTGACAGGGTCTGCATGAATTGAAGCATTTAGACAGCAACCCGATCATACTGCAATCCCTTTACCTGAGGGTTAACAGATTAGAAGAGAGTGTCAGCAACTACCTGAAGCTCTCTCCAGCAGCATCACAATGAGAGGCCTTCTTGCTCAGCATGAACTGCGAAGAAGGGAGATGGGTAGCCTATAAGCAGTAGAGTCTGTGGAGCACACAATGGCAATTGTTGGCGGAATTTTGCTTGTAGTCAGTGTTGTGTTGTTCTTTGTCCAACGCAATGCCAAGCAAAAGTTAGCCAGTATTCGACAGGCGCGTCACGGCACAATTGCCGATCTGCAGCGCACAGCTCAAGAGATTGCGGCTGAAATCGGATCTGGGAGCTGGCGCGACTATGTCAAAGTTCGTGGCGATATCCAGTGCGCTCGCCCTCTGACCTCTGAACTAAAGCAGGTTCCCTGCGTCTACTACAAAATGACGGTGGAGCGCGAGTACGAAGAAACCGTTACCAAGCGCGATGACGAAGGACGAACGAGACAAGAAACGGAACGAAGCTCTGAAATCGTCTCTCAGAATCAGCGATCCACGCCTTTTATGCTGAGCGACAGTACAGGCGAGATTCTGGTCAATCCAAGCGATGCGTCAATTGAAACGGTTTCAATTCTCGATGAGTTTCGGGCAGAGTCATCAATGAATAGCTCCCTCTCCTTTGGGGGCTTTTCGCTATCAATCGGAGGGGATAGAGCCGGTCGTCGCACCTTGGGCTATCGCTATCGAGAATCTATTTTGCCATTGGACCAAAAAGTTCTGGTCCTAGGACAGGTAACGGACGCTCAAGGACCATCCGGCAGTTATGAGAACACCTGCCTAGCCATTGAAAAACCCACCGAGAAGAAGCAGAGATTTATAGTTTCTCTGAAATCAGAGGAGCAACTGCAGCAGGGCGTTTCAAGTACGGCGAAGTACGCTTTTTACGGCATGCTTTCGACTTTCGTCGCCGGTACTATTTTGCTGGGCGCTGGACTTGCATAAATAGGACAAACAGCGTCTCGATTTAACAGCGATTCTTTCAAGAAGAAGACGCAGTCTAGACTGAGACAGGGAAATTAGAGTGCACTAGATGAGATCGCATCTCTAAAACTCCACCAGAACTCACAAAGCCTTCTTAGCACAAGCCGAGTGAGAAACAGCCAGCCTACCGTTCTCATCAAGCCTAAATTATTCTACCGCGAGATTTTATTGAGGCCAGCGACAAGAACAAACAGATTAAAACCATCTCCCAGATAGATTTCCAGCTACTTTGATATTTTCAGAGCATTTTACTATTCAGGCCAAAAAAGTAGCGCACACTACAGTAACGGTCAAGAAAAAGTTAGACACTACACTCCAGAATTGACCTTGCAAGCATGTGTAAGCTAAGTTCTCGTCTACCCAAGCCGTTAGGAATTGGGAGCATTCTTAATGTGTGCAGATTGGTAGAGACTCACTAGAGAAAGCAGGATTGATATGCAGACTTCACGATCAAATATTTCAATTCCTGAGCCAATCAGGGATGTATTTAGCTCTTTTTCACCTCGCTGGTTAGCCTGTATTCCCTTATCGGCTCTTATTGTAGTCGCTTGGCATACAGCTGCTGTCGCTCAAGGTTTCGAGGCTCCAGCGGATATAGACGAACTAAGAGTCGTTTTAGATTCAATTTTTCTTTTATTTTGTTCCGTCCTGGTCATTTTCATGAACGCCGGCTTCGGAATGCTAGAAGCCGGTTTCTGTCGCCAGAAAAATGCGGTCAACATTTTGGCGAAAAACCTGATTGTGTTTGGGCTTGCAACACTGGCCTACTGGGCAATTGGCTACGGCCTCATGTATGGCGAAGGAACGCAATTTATCGGTACCAGTGGCTTCTTCTTCAGTGGTGATCCCGCAGCATACGGCAACGATGCCTACCCTGCCGCCGTCCCCGAAGCCATTTCCTTTCTCTTTCAGGTTGCCTTCGCCGCCACCGCCGCCACCATTGTGTCCGGTGCAGTCGCAGAGCGGATTAAATTTGGCGCCTTCATGATCTTCAGCGTTCTGCTCGTCGCAATTTCTTACCCGATTACCGGACACTGGGTCTGGGATGGTGGCTGGTTAGCTGAAATGGGTTTCTCTGACTTTGCGGGTTCAACGGTCGTACACTCCGTTGGTGGCTGGGCCGCTTTAGTGGGTGCAGTGATTTTAGGCCCCAGGCTCGGCAAATTCCAAGATGGTCGACCCAGCGCGATTCCTGGCCACAATATGGGTTTCGCGACCCTGGGTTGCCTCATTCTTTGGATCGGCTGGTTTGGCTTCAACCCTGGTTCTGAGTTAGCAGCCACCGCGAACGTTCCTTATATTGCCGTTACCACCAACTTGGCAGCAGCAGCAGGAGCCGTCACAGCCACCTTCACCGCCTGGTTAAAAGATGGCAAGCCTGACCTATCAATGATTATCAATGGCGTTTTGGCAGGCCTAGTGGGCATTACCGCTGGCTGTGCAGACGTAAACTACTTATCTGCCGTTATCATTGGTGCGATTGCAGGCGTCATTGTCGTCTTCTCGGTTTCCATCTTTGACAGCCTTAAGGTTGACGACCCCGTAGGTGCAATT from Acaryochloris thomasi RCC1774 includes these protein-coding regions:
- a CDS encoding ammonium transporter, producing the protein MQTSRSNISIPEPIRDVFSSFSPRWLACIPLSALIVVAWHTAAVAQGFEAPADIDELRVVLDSIFLLFCSVLVIFMNAGFGMLEAGFCRQKNAVNILAKNLIVFGLATLAYWAIGYGLMYGEGTQFIGTSGFFFSGDPAAYGNDAYPAAVPEAISFLFQVAFAATAATIVSGAVAERIKFGAFMIFSVLLVAISYPITGHWVWDGGWLAEMGFSDFAGSTVVHSVGGWAALVGAVILGPRLGKFQDGRPSAIPGHNMGFATLGCLILWIGWFGFNPGSELAATANVPYIAVTTNLAAAAGAVTATFTAWLKDGKPDLSMIINGVLAGLVGITAGCADVNYLSAVIIGAIAGVIVVFSVSIFDSLKVDDPVGAISVHLVCGIWGTLAVGIFGTGSIVTQIIGILAIGAFTVVFSAIVWTVLKVTIGIRVTAEEESIGLDISEHGMEAYSGFVKEAGVFGSSGAAPSSSGMGATFK
- a CDS encoding YHYH protein, producing MHVSQECLVSIGRQSGRLLLSVILTFSTSGETYGDTTSHNHKYSTQKLSQASVNTNQVRIQLEGDSRYIYANGIPDHTHGSFPNPGNPNSISPQTYRFRVPTTPKLATQITALRGSLFGVALNGIPLDPGTAEVWTSQGPSHAFSAQNKAEWRYEALSGRINLGIDQSHAHVQPTGAYHYHGLPLGLIQQQGRDQPIIFIGYAADGFPIYASSGNTAAVSSYRVKQGQRPSGPGGRYDGTFVQDHEFIAGLGNLDQCNGRQGKTPEYPQGIYHYFITTTFPFIPRCFRGTPDISFRHQKSAGLRQFPSRPKSRPAAHIKQQPQQRLDQNHRPSAGGRRPPFPPSGHHHPFSPPHGSPHRHHPPH
- a CDS encoding E3 ubiquitin ligase family protein, giving the protein MAIVGGILLVVSVVLFFVQRNAKQKLASIRQARHGTIADLQRTAQEIAAEIGSGSWRDYVKVRGDIQCARPLTSELKQVPCVYYKMTVEREYEETVTKRDDEGRTRQETERSSEIVSQNQRSTPFMLSDSTGEILVNPSDASIETVSILDEFRAESSMNSSLSFGGFSLSIGGDRAGRRTLGYRYRESILPLDQKVLVLGQVTDAQGPSGSYENTCLAIEKPTEKKQRFIVSLKSEEQLQQGVSSTAKYAFYGMLSTFVAGTILLGAGLA
- a CDS encoding AAA-like domain-containing protein: MRYQIGGSLTANAPSYIARQADEDLYEALRQNSFCYVLNARQMGKSSLLVNTRHRLQQQGYRCAVIDMTNLGSENISPLQWYKGIIKDLCRSFKLRKVFDFQSWWQEEADISLLQRFSRFIGDVLLPQFPDQNLVIFIDEIDSILSLPFSVDDFFALIRFCYNQRAIDPSYERINFAIFGVATPSDLICDRNRTPFNIGTSIHLSGFTLEQSQTLAQTLPLYKGSNSEILKAVLHWTNGQPFLTQKLCQLVIQSSQDAVSGGLSIPPGTESYWVEQIVQQHIISEWESQDEPEHLRTIRNRVLMDQGAVGRRLGLYQQIRQGKTVPSDDSRDQVELVLSGLVIRSYGQLQVKNEIYAAVFDLTWVENQLAQLRPYARLLATWVESAKTDESRLLRGQALKDAQLWSQGKRLSDLDYQFLADSVECDRNQVQQALEADRVKAIEAQLIQEKRVVKQQRRFSVLLTLAFLGALGLGGATFLQNRQARRHAQTARVSEVKALMSSAEGNFDSHRQLEALTLAISATRKAQLLKDKPLQQQSQTVLRQTLYGLEEANRLPTVTGARAVSTSPDGQFIVSGLSNGLIYLWRQDGTVVKTWTGHSSRINDITFSPDQQYILTASADRTVKMWRLDGTLIRTFSGHREGVTGVQISPDGTLIASSSSKQGIKLWGVDGTLVQDIPKKGAAGFSPDSQWFVTSGKNHPLQIWGRDGKLNKTLPHVGRPIHRLTVSPDGQLIAAACIDKTVRLIHIDGRSYKTFTGHQALVRDVTFSPDGQQVASVAGDKTVKVWQTHGELLKTFEGHRASVWSIDFTPDGRQIASASEDGTVRLWQLQNPLLTQLVGNTDFIPNLAMSADGRSVATVGPGSGILLWKQGPKGKFSPLPYLHIKGPKAHRAPIHGVAFTPDGKQFVTVARDGLAKFWDLNGTLLQTLKVDKPLWRVAFSADGERVAIATSDKTVKLWQRNQQGQFPNQPTQVLKGHTAMLRTVTFNDRDDLLASGSADTTAKIWHRDGSLKATLKGHTDTVRGLAFSPTSPHLISASNDNTLKLWQLDGTLVRTFIGHDSSVRDVAFHPDGKLLASASMDGTVKVWRTDGTLLRSLTHDAAVRSLTFSPDGQTIISAGEDQTVHLWNWSKIKALDELNYACTWAHNYLAHNLKDEQSNLCPSSSEGN
- a CDS encoding AAA-like domain-containing protein → MDLSAMDRARQSFSGGRLPKIEFPGGAVPLSSSLYIKRSNIEQLAYQELDQPGSLIRIQAPQGMGKRSLLLRLMAYAKVQDYQTVRVNFQTAEQSVYTSLDKFLRWFCANVARQLKQAACLDQYWDPEIGAKLSCTLYFEEYLLEAIESEIVLALSHVEQIFEHPKIAQEFLPMLRFWHEQGKQAEAFQKLRLIVLHATDVYVPLQVHQSPFNVGLPLQLSPFSLKDIQTLAHRHGLDWDQNLARPLMEMVSGHPYLVRLAMYHISQQNMTLAKVLEEAPTQGGIYNQHLRGLLKTLQQQPALAQAFKKVVTSIDSVELETILAHKLNRLGLVLLRGNRCIISCELYRLYFAQQKLGPVDEWRIRLEQLEQENIHLRALVNLDGLTQIANRRSFDDYLDSQWKNLTEIKAPLGLLLLDVDHFKQYNDTYGHPAGDQCLQQVAQVLQRCAKRSSDLVARYGGEEFAVVLPLTNAQTSARLAEEIRIQLGLLEIAHETSSLEAGIVTVSIGVISVVPGSEGSPEKLIQAADKALYRAKKEGRDRIYTHSSSG
- the ispG gene encoding (E)-4-hydroxy-3-methylbut-2-enyl-diphosphate synthase encodes the protein MQTLSQPVASPLEHVDTTIPRRKTRAVPVGNITIGGGQPVVVQSMINEDTLDIEGSVAAIRRLHELGCEIVRVTVPSMGHAKALAEIRQKLIDTYQAVPLVADVHHNGMKIALEVAKHVDKVRINPGLYVFEKPRSDRTEFTQAEFDDVGNKIRETLEPLVISLRDQNKAMRIGVNHGSLAERMLFTYGDTPEGMVESALEFIRICESLDFRNLVISLKASRVPVMLAAYRLMAKRMDAEGMDYPLHLGVTEAGDGEYGRIKSTAGIGTLLAEGIGDTLRVSLTEAPEKEIPVCYSILQALGLRKTMVEYVACPSCGRTLFNLEEVLHKVREATNHLTGLDIAVMGCIVNGPGEMADADYGYVGKQPGYISLYRGRDEVNKVPEDQGVAALIDLIKSDDRWVDPE